TAAGACTCAGGTACCAAAAATGCTTTGCCAGGCCCATAGTATGCTTAAACAGGACCGCAGATTTTCTTCTATGGTATGGTCCTTGAAACCCACAAATAAAGCCCAGGAATCACACCTGATGATGCTGGAAATCCTTAAACAATTGGACCTGTTACATCTGCATAGATTCGATGAGGTTTCGAGGTGGTTGGAGGCGGCAGGATTTAAGGAAATAACAATGGAATTGGTGACTCAACAATTATCAGTACCAGAAAATTGGGTGCACTCACATTTGAATAGGATAAATGAAATCGTGGAGGAATATGGACAGATCAATGGATCACTGCCTGTAGACATCGACAATTCTCTTGAAGTTCTCAAAAAGCATGTCAAGGAATATGGGGAAGAACTACTGCCATCGATACATTTTACTGCAGTACGTTATGTCGGTCTTGATGGGATTGATATGATACAATAACACCTTCTTGATGCAAATATTGAAATAATAACCTTACAATTGAATTATAACTAATATAGCGAGGATTTAGGTTTGTTTCCAATAAAAAGAGTACAATCGATGGTAGGGCAGAAGATTCAAGTTGAAATGAAAGGGGGCCAGCACATACTGGAAGGCATCTTGGAAAGTTCTGACGAATACCTGAATATGCACCTTAAAAATACAGTGGAGATCATAAATGGTGAAAAATCAATATCATTAGGCTCGGTAGTACTGCGGGGCAATAATGTAATAATCATCAATCCAGTTGATAATTAATCATATCAAAAAGAGGATGTTTTATTTTCATGAATGAAGAAGAAGAAATGGTTGAGCTGATAATTTCCCATAGCGATGGCATCCTGCAAAGCGATGTGAGGAAGACTCTGGGAATTGACAGCAAGAAATGTTCCCGGATTATAAATAAATTAATGAAAAAGCATCTGGTGCGCAGGGAGCCTGAGTTAGCAGCCGG
This genomic interval from Methanosarcinales archaeon contains the following:
- a CDS encoding class I SAM-dependent methyltransferase, with the translated sequence MPYAIFDRDSFIARTGLGPDMKVLIIGPDSKAAIQIAKNVETTVAIAVSNPQQSRGLRAVSPHNLNPLIAEFTHLPFKNEAIDIIFSYHSLNSVPKTQVPKMLCQAHSMLKQDRRFSSMVWSLKPTNKAQESHLMMLEILKQLDLLHLHRFDEVSRWLEAAGFKEITMELVTQQLSVPENWVHSHLNRINEIVEEYGQINGSLPVDIDNSLEVLKKHVKEYGEELLPSIHFTAVRYVGLDGIDMIQ
- a CDS encoding LSM domain-containing protein; the protein is MFPIKRVQSMVGQKIQVEMKGGQHILEGILESSDEYLNMHLKNTVEIINGEKSISLGSVVLRGNNVIIINPVDN